One part of the Humulus lupulus chromosome 9, drHumLupu1.1, whole genome shotgun sequence genome encodes these proteins:
- the LOC133799973 gene encoding protein NSP-INTERACTING KINASE 2-like, giving the protein MTNYYYRENNITSPIPSEIGRLQKLDTLDLSNNNFNSQIPNTLSHLKSLQYLRLDNNTLSGAIPASLANMTQLAFLDLSYNNLSGPVPRLPATTFKCSNC; this is encoded by the exons ATGACGAACT ACTATTACAgagaaaataatataacaagtccTATCCCCTCTGAGATTGGGAGGCTCCAAAAGCTTGACACACTTGATCTTTCCAATAACAACTTCAATAGTCAAATTCCCAACACTTTATCACACTTAAAGAGTCTTCAATACCT GCGACTGGACAATAACACTTTGAGTGGAGCAATTCCTGCATCTTTGGCTAACATGACACAGCTTGCCTTCCT GGACCTGTCATACAACAATCTAAGTGGTCCAGTACCAAGGTTGCCTGCCACGACCTTCAA ATGCTCAAACTGCTAG